The Antarcticibacterium sp. 1MA-6-2 genome has a window encoding:
- a CDS encoding biopolymer transporter ExbD, giving the protein MSKFKKKKSGELPAISTASLPDIVFMLLFFFMVATVMRQNTLMVQNQLPFADQVEKLDKKDLVMYIYAGKPSQRYQQRFGTEARIQLNDKFADVSEVQQFIYSERESKREELIPYLTTALKVDVETNMGLVSDIKQELRKAEALKINYTTLTGEVGRN; this is encoded by the coding sequence ATGAGTAAATTTAAAAAGAAAAAGAGCGGAGAATTGCCTGCAATTAGTACGGCTTCCCTTCCCGATATTGTTTTTATGCTACTTTTCTTCTTCATGGTTGCTACGGTAATGCGTCAAAATACATTGATGGTTCAAAATCAATTACCGTTTGCAGATCAGGTAGAGAAGTTGGATAAAAAGGACCTGGTAATGTATATCTATGCGGGTAAGCCAAGCCAGAGATATCAACAACGTTTTGGTACAGAAGCACGTATACAGTTAAACGACAAGTTTGCTGATGTGAGTGAAGTGCAGCAGTTTATATATTCTGAAAGAGAATCCAAGCGTGAGGAGTTAATCCCTTACCTTACTACGGCCTTAAAAGTTGACGTAGAAACTAATATGGGTCTTGTATCAGATATTAAGCAGGAGCTTAGAAAAGCTGAAGCACTTAAGATAAACTACACAACCTTAACAGGTGAGGTAGGTAGAAATTAA
- a CDS encoding MotA/TolQ/ExbB proton channel family protein, which translates to MKRLFSTLVIASIMLFGAAQVNATNYVTAQPDNIVNFIQDEEVALDTQEEESVGFHQELKRRFIEGGPGFMGIVLLCLILGLAIAIERIIFLNLSTTNTRKLAQDVEDALNSGGIEAAKEVCRNTRGPVASIYYQGLDRADESIEAAEKAVVAYGGVQMGTLEKNVSWVSLFIALAPMLGFMGTVIGMIQAFDRIEAAGDMQPSLVAGGIKVALLTTVFGLIVAIILQIFYNYIIAKIDSIVNDMEDASILLIDMLVDYKNRKRI; encoded by the coding sequence ATGAAAAGATTATTTTCAACTTTGGTAATCGCTTCGATTATGTTATTTGGAGCTGCGCAAGTAAACGCGACTAATTATGTGACTGCACAGCCGGATAATATCGTGAATTTTATTCAGGATGAAGAAGTAGCCCTCGATACACAAGAGGAAGAATCCGTTGGTTTTCACCAGGAATTAAAAAGACGATTTATTGAAGGAGGCCCTGGCTTTATGGGGATCGTTCTTTTGTGTTTAATTCTTGGACTGGCCATTGCCATTGAGAGAATTATCTTTTTAAACCTTTCTACTACAAATACAAGAAAACTTGCACAGGATGTTGAAGACGCTTTAAACAGTGGCGGGATTGAAGCTGCTAAAGAAGTTTGTCGTAATACAAGAGGTCCTGTTGCTTCTATATACTACCAGGGTCTTGATAGAGCCGATGAGAGCATTGAAGCTGCAGAGAAAGCAGTTGTTGCTTATGGTGGTGTTCAAATGGGAACGTTAGAGAAAAACGTTTCCTGGGTATCTCTTTTTATTGCTCTTGCTCCTATGCTTGGGTTCATGGGTACGGTAATAGGGATGATTCAGGCCTTCGATAGAATCGAAGCTGCAGGAGATATGCAACCATCTTTGGTAGCAGGAGGTATTAAAGTAGCACTTCTTACTACTGTATTTGGTTTAATTGTTGCTATTATTCTTCAAATTTTCTATAACTACATTATCGCTAAGATTGATAGTATTGTTAATGATATGGAAGATGCTTCTATTCTTCTTATCGACATGCTTGTTGACTACAAAAACAGAAAAAGAATCTAA
- a CDS encoding 1-acyl-sn-glycerol-3-phosphate acyltransferase: MSRFEDIRFYNEEEVQPALKKYVHHPMIKALLQFTFPENSYSEIEAIAAQCHSIRDFQTKIIYKTVQRVLEKSSEGLTYSGFDQLKKDESYLYISNHRDIILDTCLLNYLLYEQDLIMTASAIGDNLVQKPFLLMLSRINRNFLVQRGLSPRTMLQSSQNLSEYIKHLLFEENRSVWMAQREGRTKDGNDTTQQGVLKMLAMAKGEMSLSEYFSKIKIVPVSISYEFDPTDIMKMPEIMAKRMEETYVKSANEDFKSIMKGALGNKGRIHIEAGKVFTKEWFEPVVKQESSVNDFLKTITLNIDKEIHSNYKLWPSNYIACDLLLNNDSHSSKYTQKEKRQFERRLTRRINCENSLEVNSYLLMYANPVINKEALNEGKI, translated from the coding sequence GTGTCTAGATTCGAAGATATAAGATTTTATAATGAAGAGGAAGTGCAGCCTGCACTTAAAAAGTATGTGCATCATCCAATGATCAAAGCTTTGCTTCAATTTACTTTTCCTGAAAATTCTTATAGTGAAATTGAAGCAATAGCGGCTCAGTGCCATTCGATTCGAGATTTTCAAACAAAAATAATTTATAAAACGGTTCAAAGGGTACTGGAGAAAAGTTCAGAAGGATTAACCTATAGTGGTTTTGACCAGCTGAAGAAGGATGAATCTTATCTATATATTTCCAATCATCGCGATATTATTCTGGATACCTGTCTCCTTAACTACCTCCTGTATGAACAGGATTTGATCATGACAGCTTCAGCTATAGGTGACAATCTTGTGCAGAAGCCATTTTTATTAATGCTTTCAAGAATTAATCGCAATTTTCTTGTTCAGCGGGGACTTAGCCCGAGAACAATGCTTCAGAGCTCACAGAATCTTTCCGAATATATTAAACATCTGCTTTTTGAAGAAAATCGGTCCGTTTGGATGGCGCAGCGGGAAGGTCGTACAAAAGATGGGAATGATACCACTCAACAGGGCGTTTTAAAAATGCTGGCAATGGCCAAGGGAGAGATGAGTCTTTCAGAATATTTTTCAAAAATTAAAATTGTTCCTGTTTCCATTTCTTATGAATTTGATCCTACAGATATCATGAAAATGCCAGAAATTATGGCGAAAAGAATGGAGGAAACTTATGTGAAATCTGCAAATGAGGATTTTAAATCTATTATGAAGGGGGCATTAGGAAATAAAGGGCGCATTCATATAGAGGCAGGGAAAGTTTTTACTAAAGAATGGTTTGAGCCTGTTGTAAAACAAGAATCCTCTGTAAATGATTTTCTTAAAACAATTACTTTAAATATAGATAAAGAGATTCACTCTAATTATAAATTGTGGCCTTCCAATTATATAGCCTGTGATCTTCTCCTTAATAACGACAGTCATTCTTCAAAATATACTCAGAAAGAAAAAAGGCAATTTGAACGACGTCTCACCCGTAGAATAAACTGTGAAAATTCCCTGGAAGTGAATAGCTACCTTTTAATGTATGCCAATCCTGTTATAAATAAGGAAGCTCTTAATGAAGGCAAAATCTAG
- a CDS encoding porin family protein, translated as MKNLFLFLVGNLVSISAIAQETIIAPTVIDSAYREDQIYVGLTFHLLTDLPGEVTQKAFSGGFHLGFIRDFPINQRRNIALGAGLGWSINTYGHELFIGEDEEGKTIFRDLNARDIEYDTNRLSTHLIEVPIEFRWRTSTPETYKFWRVYAGVRLGYAYFLKTNFKQDGNQVMQKEVPEFQRFRIGSTLTFGYNTFNFHVYYSLNPFFQDAALNQSEIGMSTLKLGLMFYIL; from the coding sequence ATGAAGAATTTATTTCTCTTCCTGGTTGGAAACCTGGTATCAATATCAGCAATTGCTCAGGAAACTATTATAGCGCCAACAGTAATAGATAGTGCTTATCGGGAAGACCAGATTTATGTGGGTTTAACTTTCCATTTATTGACAGATTTACCCGGCGAGGTAACCCAAAAAGCATTTTCGGGAGGTTTTCACTTAGGGTTTATTCGGGATTTTCCTATTAATCAAAGACGTAATATTGCACTGGGTGCAGGTTTGGGATGGTCCATTAATACCTATGGACATGAATTGTTCATTGGTGAGGATGAGGAGGGGAAAACTATTTTCAGGGATCTAAATGCCCGGGATATTGAGTATGACACTAATAGGTTGTCCACTCATCTTATTGAAGTACCTATAGAATTTAGGTGGCGTACCTCTACCCCGGAGACTTATAAGTTCTGGAGAGTATATGCGGGAGTGCGGCTGGGTTACGCTTATTTTCTTAAAACAAACTTTAAACAGGACGGCAATCAGGTAATGCAGAAAGAAGTTCCGGAATTTCAGCGATTCAGGATAGGAAGCACCCTGACGTTCGGCTATAATACTTTTAACTTTCACGTATACTACAGCCTGAATCCCTTCTTTCAGGATGCTGCCCTTAATCAGTCTGAAATAGGTATGTCCACTCTAAAGCTGGGTTTAATGTTCTATATTTTATAG
- a CDS encoding biopolymer transporter ExbD, translating into MARRASPEVNAGSMADIAFLLLIFFLVTTTIETDRGISRKLPPIPEDNVVPLIIKQKNIFTVIVNRNNELLVEEEVMELSALRQAAVEFLDNGAGTGEEACDYCQGPRDPASSDNPEKAIISLVNDRKTEYRTYISVQNELVAAYNELRNREAQRLYGRSFQEMEAQYNDPNFRGDREALGEKIDIVKEMYPQKLSEAEPTS; encoded by the coding sequence ATGGCAAGAAGAGCATCACCAGAAGTTAATGCCGGGTCTATGGCCGATATAGCATTCCTGCTATTGATTTTCTTCCTGGTAACTACAACCATTGAGACAGATCGTGGGATAAGCAGGAAACTGCCTCCTATCCCAGAAGACAATGTTGTACCGCTTATTATTAAACAGAAGAACATCTTTACTGTTATTGTGAACAGAAATAATGAGCTTCTTGTTGAAGAGGAAGTAATGGAACTTTCTGCTCTACGTCAGGCAGCAGTTGAATTTCTAGATAATGGTGCCGGAACAGGTGAGGAGGCATGTGATTATTGCCAGGGACCGAGAGATCCCGCATCTTCAGATAATCCTGAAAAAGCAATTATCTCGTTGGTGAACGACCGAAAAACGGAATATAGAACTTATATATCTGTTCAAAATGAATTGGTTGCAGCCTACAATGAGTTGAGGAACCGTGAGGCTCAAAGGCTTTATGGAAGAAGTTTCCAGGAAATGGAGGCTCAGTACAATGATCCTAATTTTAGAGGTGATAGAGAAGCTTTAGGAGAGAAGATCGATATTGTTAAAGAAATGTATCCTCAAAAACTATCTGAAGCAGAGCCAACAAGTTAA